Proteins encoded by one window of Elaeis guineensis isolate ETL-2024a chromosome 12, EG11, whole genome shotgun sequence:
- the LOC105054730 gene encoding salt tolerance receptor-like cytoplasmic kinase 1 produces MSVVYLKFLRRCALPCCLRPSPAYPGSGPNASHIADEIPETAYVRRYGWLEVESLTGNFTAAVIGEGGFSIVYLARLTGAAAPSSLAAVKVHRSGERLHRAFLQELDVLIRLRHPRIVRLLGFCDDREEGVLVLEYVPNGSLHEKLRGGGGGDGGAALGWARRMWIAYEVAGAVEYLHDGCGELPIVHGDITTANVLLDDGLDPKLCDFGSARAGFSSAVRSAGPMIGSPGYADPHYLRTGMVSKSTDVYSFGVLLLELITGLPAVGSGEGRVLTAEMGPLLREDGRAVAEVVDPRLGWEYDAREAAAMAAVVARCIGEQPSLRPSMAEIRSIMWEEVCSSLSVVAAGSDGKRASLSSPVTLF; encoded by the exons ATGTCGGTCGTCTACCTTAAATTCCTCCGCCGGTGCGCCCTACCCTGCTGCCTCCGCCCCAGCCCCGCGTACCCAGGGAGCGGCCCCAACGCCTCCCATATCGCCGACGAGATCCCCGAGACCGCCTACGTCCGCCGGTACGGGTGGCTGGAGGTGGAGTCGCTCACTGGGAACTTCACCGCGGCGGTGATCGGGGAGGGGGGCTTCAGCATCGTCTACCTCGCTCGCCTCACCGGCGCCGCCGCCCCCTCCTCCCTGGCCGCCGTCAAGGTCCATCGCAGCGGCGAGCGGCTCCACCGCGCCTTCCTCCAGGAGCTCGACGTCCTCATCCGCCTCCGCCACCCCCGCATCGTCCGCCTCCTCGGCTTCTGCGACGACCGAG AGGAAGGGGTTCTGGTGTTGGAGTACGTGCCGAATGGGAGCCTCCACGAGAAGCtccgcggcggcggcggcggcgacggCGGCGCCGCCCTGGGGTGGGCACGGCGGATGTGGATCGCATACGAGGTCGCCGGCGCGGTCGAGTACCTCCACGACGGGTGCGGCGAGCTACCGATCGTCCACGGCGACATCACGACGGCGAACGTCCTCCTCGACGACGGGCTCGACCCGAAGCTCTGCGACTTCGGGTCCGCGCGGGCCGGGTTCTCGTCGGCGGTCCGGTCGGCGGGGCCGATGATCGGCTCGCCGGGCTACGCCGACCCGCACTACCTCCGGACCGGGATGGTCTCCAAGTCCACCGACGTATATAGCTTCGGAGTTCTCCTGCTGGAGCTCATCACGGGCCTGCCGGCCGTCGGATCGGGGGAGGGGAGGGTTTTAACGGCGGAGATGGGGCCGCTGCTGAGAGAGGATGGGAGGGCGGTGGCGGAGGTGGTGGACCCCAGGCTGGGATGGGAGTACGACGCCAGGGAGGCGGCGGCGATGGCAGCGGTTGTCGCCCGCTGCATCGGGGAGCAACCCAGCCTCCGGCCATCGATGGCGGAGATACGGTCGATCATGTGGGAGGAGGTGTGCTCCTCATTATCAGTCGTTGCTGCAGGATCAGACGGTAAAAGGGCGTCTTTAAGTTCCCCTGTCACCCTATTCTGA